One region of Streptomyces capillispiralis genomic DNA includes:
- a CDS encoding GntR family transcriptional regulator: protein MTSFAPDSIVLNRKLPLWYQVSQSLRASILGRSPQDPLRLPTEEQLAGHYGVSVLTMRQALKELEDEGLITRHRRRGTFIEPGARRGTPVRLLGSVDAIVAQQSGMTTELLEHGPAPVPAGLAEYFPGVPRVAAYHRLRSDEKTGEPTNHARNYVRPELAARIDLDDLVRWPMTKVLRDVVGADISRITDTVEARLADPETARLLQVPLLSPILHYTGITYDTAGRPLDVAVINYRGDRFSFTVTLDAT from the coding sequence GTGACCTCATTCGCCCCGGACTCGATCGTCCTGAACCGCAAGTTGCCGCTCTGGTATCAGGTGTCGCAGTCGCTGCGCGCCTCGATCCTCGGCCGCTCGCCCCAGGACCCCTTGCGCCTGCCCACCGAGGAACAGCTGGCCGGGCACTACGGCGTGAGCGTGCTGACCATGCGGCAGGCGCTGAAGGAGCTGGAGGACGAGGGGCTGATCACCCGCCATCGGCGGCGCGGCACCTTCATCGAGCCCGGCGCCCGGCGGGGCACGCCGGTCCGGCTGCTGGGCTCGGTGGACGCGATCGTGGCCCAGCAGTCCGGTATGACGACCGAGTTGCTGGAGCACGGGCCGGCACCGGTGCCGGCCGGCCTCGCCGAGTACTTCCCCGGCGTGCCGCGGGTGGCGGCGTACCACCGGCTGCGCAGCGACGAGAAGACGGGCGAGCCGACCAACCACGCCCGCAACTACGTGCGCCCCGAACTGGCCGCCCGCATCGACCTGGACGACCTGGTCCGCTGGCCGATGACCAAGGTGCTGCGGGACGTGGTCGGCGCGGACATCAGCCGCATCACGGACACGGTGGAGGCGCGACTCGCGGACCCGGAGACGGCGCGCCTGCTCCAGGTCCCGCTGCTCAGCCCGATCCTGCACTACACGGGCATCACGTACGACACCGCCGGCCGGCCGCTGGACGTGGCCGTCATCAACTACCGGGGCGACCGCTTCTCCTTCACGGTGACCCTGGACGCCACCTGA
- the hmgA gene encoding homogentisate 1,2-dioxygenase, with the protein MSGDARKAAEGLEHLSGFGNEHSSEAVPGALPVGRNAPQRAPLGLYAEQLSGTAFTEPRAENRRSWLYRIRPSAAHPAFTRTGNGALRSAPFNQTVPDPNRLRWNPLPEPAGGTDFLAGLWTLGGNGDVTQRTGMAVHLYHATASMDRVFSDADGELLIVPERGGLLLRTEFGLLHVEPGHIALVPRGVRFRVDLLDDSARGYVCENYGAPFRLPDLGPIGANGLANARDFRAPVAAYEDVEGPVEVVNKYCGNLWSATYDHSPLDVVAWHGNHVPYAYDLRRFNVMGTISYDHPDPSIFTVLTSPSDTPGLAGVDFVVFAPRWLVGEDTFRPPYFHRNVMSEYMGLIEGAYDAKAEGFVPGGGSLHNMMSAHGPDRETFERASAAELRPQKIDDGLAFMFETRWPVSLTPHAARADHLQRGYDDVWQGLERHYRAP; encoded by the coding sequence ATGAGCGGGGACGCGCGCAAGGCCGCCGAAGGACTGGAACACCTCTCCGGTTTCGGCAACGAGCACAGCTCCGAGGCGGTGCCGGGCGCCCTGCCCGTGGGCCGCAACGCGCCGCAGCGCGCCCCCCTCGGGCTGTACGCGGAGCAGCTGAGCGGCACGGCGTTCACCGAGCCCCGCGCGGAGAACCGCCGCTCCTGGCTGTACCGGATCCGCCCGTCGGCCGCCCACCCGGCGTTCACCCGCACGGGCAACGGGGCGCTGCGCTCGGCCCCCTTCAACCAGACCGTGCCCGACCCCAACCGCCTGCGCTGGAACCCGCTGCCGGAACCGGCCGGGGGCACCGACTTCCTGGCCGGTCTGTGGACCCTGGGGGGCAACGGCGACGTCACCCAGCGCACGGGCATGGCCGTGCACCTGTACCACGCCACCGCCTCGATGGACCGCGTCTTCAGCGACGCCGACGGCGAGCTGCTGATCGTCCCCGAGCGCGGCGGGCTGCTGCTGCGCACGGAGTTCGGTCTGCTGCATGTGGAGCCAGGACACATCGCGCTGGTGCCTCGTGGTGTGCGGTTCCGTGTGGACCTCCTCGACGACTCTGCCCGCGGTTATGTGTGCGAGAACTACGGGGCGCCGTTCCGCCTCCCCGACCTCGGCCCGATCGGCGCCAACGGGCTGGCCAACGCCCGGGACTTCCGGGCGCCCGTCGCCGCGTACGAGGACGTCGAGGGCCCGGTGGAGGTGGTGAACAAGTACTGCGGCAACCTCTGGTCGGCGACGTACGACCACTCCCCGCTGGATGTCGTCGCCTGGCACGGCAACCATGTGCCGTACGCCTATGACCTGCGCCGTTTCAATGTGATGGGCACCATCTCGTACGACCACCCGGACCCGTCGATCTTCACGGTCCTGACCTCGCCGAGCGACACCCCCGGGCTGGCCGGGGTGGACTTCGTGGTCTTCGCCCCGCGCTGGCTGGTGGGCGAGGACACCTTCCGCCCGCCGTACTTCCACCGGAACGTGATGAGCGAGTACATGGGCCTGATCGAGGGCGCGTACGACGCGAAGGCGGAGGGCTTCGTGCCGGGCGGCGGCTCGTTGCACAACATGATGTCGGCGCACGGACCGGACCGGGAGACCTTCGAACGGGCCAGCGCGGCGGAACTGCGCCCGCAGAAGATCGACGACGGCCTGGCCTTCATGTTCGAAACCCGCTGGCCGGTGTCGCTCACCCCGCACGCGGCCCGGGCGGACCACCTGCAGCGGGGCTACGACGATGTGTGGCAGGGCCTGGAGCGTCACTACCGCGCCCCGTGA